A DNA window from Tachysurus vachellii isolate PV-2020 chromosome 20, HZAU_Pvac_v1, whole genome shotgun sequence contains the following coding sequences:
- the c3ar1 gene encoding C3a anaphylatoxin chemotactic receptor: MNDSLNDDYSYEDYPYNSAGLSETSRKSIEVASLVFYCLTCFLGVPGNALVVWIAGVKMKRTINTIWFLNLAIADLLCCLSIPFTVAVILLNHNWPYGDAMCKVLPTIIVINMFASVFTLNLISLDRFIQVVKPVWAQNNRTIRLAWICCALAWALAILLSLPNLILRETFTSSNITICMFRNRNTTNTDDYFSIDTDVSYSALTMARFVLGFLIPLLSIVFCYTGITRKVMSSHFRAGRAFRIMLAVVVAFFISWFPYHVVGLLDIYGGTHEAILASELDPLVISFAYANSCMNPIFYVFVGQDFKEKVKLSLRRVFEKAFSEDNTMSSKGQQSHCTDSSNAQL; the protein is encoded by the coding sequence ATGAATGACTCCTTGAACGATGACTATTCATATGAAGATTACCCTTATAACAGTGCTGGTTTGTCTGAAACATCAAGGAAATCAATTGAAGTAGCATCGCTTGTGTTCTACTGCCTAACATGCTTCCTTGGAGTTCCTGGAAATGCCCTTGTAGTATGGATTGCAGGAGTGAAGATGAAGAGGACCATTAACACCATCTGGTTTCTGAACCTGGCCATCGCTGACCTCCTGTGCTGCCTGTCCATACCTTTTACCGTGGCTGTAATCCTTCTAAATCATAACTGGCCTTATGGAGACGCTATGTGCAAAGTCCTACCCACGATCATTGTCATCAACATGTTTGCCAGCGTCTTTACCCTGAACCTCATCAGCCTGGATCGCTTTATCCAGGTTGTTAAACCAGTTTGGGCTCAGAACAACCGTACGATCAGGTTAGCATGGATATGCTGTGCTTTGGCATGGGCACTGGCCATACTCCTCAGCCTGCCGAATCTAATCCTTCGAGAAACGTTCACATCCTCTAACATAACCATCTGCATGTTCAGGAACAGAAATACTACAAATACAGATGATTATTTCAGCATCGACACAGATGTCTCTTACAGTGCGCTAACCATGGCCCGGTTTGTTCTAGGCTTCCTTATACCACTCCTGTCCATTGTGTTTTGCTATACCGGTATCACCCGGAAGGTTATGAGCAGCCACTTTCGTGCAGGAAGAGCATTTCGTATCATGTTGGCTGTCGTGGTGGCATTTTTTATCTCCTGGTTTCCCTACCATGTGGTGGGTCTGTTAGACATTTATGGTGGGACACATGAAGCCATACTGGCTAGTGAACTTGATCCCCTGGTCATCTCGTTCGCATATGCCAACAGCTGCATGAACCCAATATTCTATGTGTTTGTGGGGCAGGACTTTAAAGAGAAAGTCAAACTCTCGCTGAGACGGGTCTTCGAGAAGGCGTTTAGCGAAGATAACACGATGAGTTCCAAAGGACAGCAGTCGCACTGCACCGACTCCTCAAATGCCCAGCTGTGA